One window of the Tissierella sp. genome contains the following:
- a CDS encoding M42 family metallopeptidase — translation MDYIINNLVELLKISSPTGNTEKAIQFVEEKFNSLGISTRRTCKGALIATIEGKNTDKEVTLSGHVDTLGAMVKEIKGNGKLKITQLGGYVWNTVEGEHVTIETLEGKTYTGTLMTTKASSHVHGEGTKSIERNADNMEIRIDEKVSSKEDTLKLGINVGDFVSFDPRVVVTESGYVKSRHLDDKAGVISILGIAKYLVDNNIKPNYTTNFFISTYEEVGHGAATSIPEKTFEFIAIDMAAPGDGQTSDEFSVTICAKDSSGPYDYDLRKRLIDLAKEENLNYKIDIYPFYGSDGSAALRAGYDFKVGLIGPGVDASHSFERTHKEAIDNTIKLGIAYLTK, via the coding sequence GTGGATTATATTATTAATAATTTAGTAGAATTACTTAAAATCTCAAGTCCAACTGGAAATACTGAGAAAGCTATCCAATTTGTAGAGGAGAAATTTAATTCTCTAGGTATTTCAACTAGAAGAACTTGCAAGGGGGCTTTAATAGCTACTATTGAAGGAAAAAATACAGATAAAGAAGTAACTTTATCTGGCCATGTAGACACTTTAGGTGCTATGGTAAAAGAAATCAAAGGTAATGGAAAACTCAAAATCACTCAACTAGGTGGCTATGTATGGAACACAGTTGAAGGTGAACATGTGACTATTGAAACCCTTGAAGGAAAAACATATACAGGTACTCTAATGACTACTAAAGCATCCTCCCATGTACATGGAGAAGGAACTAAGAGCATAGAAAGAAATGCTGACAATATGGAAATTAGAATTGATGAAAAAGTCTCATCAAAAGAAGATACTTTAAAGCTTGGAATTAATGTAGGGGATTTTGTATCCTTTGATCCAAGAGTAGTAGTTACTGAATCAGGATATGTAAAATCAAGACATTTAGATGATAAGGCTGGAGTTATATCCATACTTGGTATTGCTAAATATTTAGTAGATAATAATATAAAACCTAATTATACAACTAATTTCTTTATTTCTACATATGAAGAAGTTGGCCATGGTGCAGCGACTTCTATTCCAGAAAAGACTTTTGAATTTATAGCAATCGATATGGCAGCTCCTGGAGATGGCCAAACATCAGATGAATTCTCAGTTACAATCTGTGCTAAGGATAGCTCTGGACCATACGATTATGACCTAAGAAAGAGACTTATTGATTTAGCTAAAGAAGAAAACTTAAATTATAAGATAGATATTTACCCATTCTATGGTTCTGATGGTTCAGCTGCTTTAAGAGCAGGCTATGATTTTAAAGTTGGATTAATAGGCCCTGGAGTTGATGCTTCCCATAGCTTTGAAAGAACTCACAAGGAAGCAATTGATAATACAATAAAATTAGGAATAGCATATTTAACTAAGTAA
- a CDS encoding NUDIX hydrolase has protein sequence MMEEISSGGVVIFGNTILLLKKFNGDWVLPKGRIEKNETVKDAALREVLEESGVKAEILKYIGKANYKYKNLQENEMVNKTVHWYLMKANSMDCTPQKKEGFIDALFVHVDKATDLVRYEDEKNMIIKGLKMIKL, from the coding sequence ATGATGGAAGAGATAAGTTCTGGAGGTGTTGTAATTTTTGGGAATACCATATTATTATTAAAAAAATTTAATGGTGATTGGGTATTACCTAAAGGTAGAATAGAGAAAAATGAAACTGTAAAAGATGCAGCCTTAAGAGAAGTCCTAGAGGAATCGGGCGTAAAAGCTGAGATATTAAAATATATAGGAAAGGCTAATTACAAGTACAAGAATTTACAAGAAAATGAGATGGTTAATAAAACCGTTCATTGGTATTTGATGAAAGCAAATAGCATGGATTGTACCCCACAAAAAAAAGAAGGGTTTATCGATGCATTATTTGTTCATGTAGATAAGGCTACAGACTTAGTAAGATATGAAGATGAGAAAAATATGATTATTAAAGGATTAAAAATGATTAAATTATAG
- a CDS encoding YvcK family protein: MRDLQLEKELSMGPKVVVIGGGTGLSILLRGLKKFTSNITAIVTVADDGGGSGKLREDLGMLPPGDIRSCLLALANTEPTMEKLLQYRFTEGILKGQNFGNLFIAAMNEIYGSFELAIRETSNVLAVTGKVLPMTLEDVKLCAVLENGDILNGESHIPVDAIKAGSRIDYIYMNPKISYPLDESVEAINDADIIVLGPGSLYTSVIPNLLVNNVVDTIYNVKAPKVYIANVMTQPGETEGYDVLDHVNAILKHSTGDFLDYVIANTEEIPIDILEKYIMDGSRPVLKGVHDEEVLNSKNIKLIGENLIDIRKDYIRHDNILLSKLLMDIAKKEK, translated from the coding sequence ATGCGAGATTTACAATTGGAAAAAGAACTATCCATGGGACCCAAGGTTGTCGTTATAGGAGGTGGAACTGGTCTTTCAATTTTGCTAAGAGGCCTAAAGAAGTTTACCTCCAATATAACTGCAATAGTTACAGTGGCTGATGATGGAGGAGGCTCTGGTAAACTAAGGGAAGACCTTGGAATGTTGCCTCCTGGAGATATTCGTTCTTGTTTACTTGCTTTAGCAAATACTGAACCTACTATGGAGAAACTTTTGCAATATAGATTTACAGAGGGAATATTAAAGGGACAAAATTTTGGTAATCTATTTATAGCTGCCATGAATGAAATATATGGAAGCTTTGAGTTAGCGATAAGAGAAACCAGCAATGTACTAGCAGTGACTGGTAAAGTATTACCTATGACTTTAGAAGATGTAAAACTATGTGCTGTTTTAGAAAATGGAGATATACTAAATGGAGAATCCCATATTCCAGTAGATGCAATTAAGGCAGGTAGTAGGATTGACTATATTTATATGAATCCAAAGATATCCTATCCACTAGATGAATCTGTAGAAGCTATCAATGATGCAGATATAATTGTACTTGGACCTGGAAGTCTATATACTAGCGTAATACCAAATCTCCTGGTCAATAATGTAGTAGATACAATATATAATGTTAAGGCTCCAAAAGTATATATTGCAAATGTAATGACTCAACCTGGTGAAACTGAAGGCTATGATGTATTAGATCATGTAAATGCAATACTGAAGCATAGTACTGGTGATTTTTTAGATTATGTAATAGCTAACACGGAAGAGATACCAATAGATATATTGGAAAAGTATATAATGGATGGTTCTAGACCTGTATTAAAGGGAGTTCATGATGAAGAAGTATTAAATTCTAAGAATATAAAATTAATTGGAGAAAATTTAATAGATATTAGAAAAGATTATATAAGGCATGATAATATTCTTTTAAGTAAATTGCTGATGGATATAGCCAAAAAAGAAAAATAA